From Chryseobacterium sp. IHB B 17019, one genomic window encodes:
- a CDS encoding MBL fold metallo-hydrolase RNA specificity domain-containing protein, whose amino-acid sequence MDTIILKSLGGAETVTGSKHLLKTSELNILVDCGLFQGIKSLREQNWEPLHVDVAEIDIVILTHAHLDHCGYIPLLVKNGFKGKIYMTEPTKELAKLILLDSAKLQEEDAEKANYHHYTKHNPAKPLYTIHDAEKSFKQFFTVSENSFIKLSDHIQCRFKPCGHIIGACSVEIVCFEKTIIFSGDIGRTHSAILPPPDFFTKANFIVMESTYGDRLHDNTNLYDKLEHWINLTVKNHGNIIIPSFAVGRAQELIYILYQLKEQNRIPYNLPVIMDSPMAASATDILVEYAEYTTVNKEKWLEIIEQMNINREYADTAEIIHDKQSKIIIAGSGMMTGGRVLEYLKHDVGNSRNTVLIVGFQAEGTRGRALLNESHELKIHGKYYPVKANIVELTGLSAHADQSELIEWIKNFEQPLQQIMLVHGEPSAQEALRVKIQTELQIPVKILIKDKEFVL is encoded by the coding sequence AGTTGATTGCGGGTTGTTTCAGGGAATTAAATCTTTGCGTGAACAAAACTGGGAACCGTTACATGTCGATGTAGCAGAAATAGATATTGTAATCCTTACCCATGCCCATCTTGATCATTGCGGTTATATTCCTCTTCTTGTAAAAAACGGGTTTAAAGGTAAAATTTATATGACTGAACCTACCAAAGAATTGGCAAAATTGATCTTACTTGATAGTGCAAAACTGCAGGAAGAGGATGCGGAGAAAGCAAATTATCACCATTATACCAAACACAATCCCGCAAAACCACTGTACACGATACATGATGCTGAAAAGTCTTTTAAACAATTTTTTACAGTTAGTGAAAACTCCTTTATTAAACTTAGTGATCATATCCAATGCAGGTTCAAACCCTGCGGGCATATCATTGGAGCCTGTTCTGTAGAAATAGTATGTTTTGAGAAAACGATCATTTTTTCAGGAGATATCGGGCGGACTCACAGTGCGATTTTGCCTCCCCCTGATTTTTTTACCAAAGCAAATTTTATAGTGATGGAATCTACTTACGGAGACAGACTTCATGACAATACCAATTTGTATGATAAGTTGGAACACTGGATCAATCTCACTGTTAAAAACCACGGTAATATAATTATTCCCAGTTTTGCGGTGGGCAGAGCACAGGAGCTGATTTATATTCTTTATCAACTCAAGGAACAGAATAGGATACCTTACAATCTTCCTGTAATTATGGATAGTCCAATGGCTGCTTCTGCAACAGATATTTTGGTTGAATATGCTGAATACACGACTGTTAATAAAGAAAAATGGCTGGAGATTATCGAACAGATGAATATCAATAGAGAATATGCGGATACTGCAGAAATCATTCATGACAAACAAAGTAAAATAATAATTGCCGGCAGTGGTATGATGACAGGAGGTCGTGTTCTTGAATATTTAAAGCATGATGTCGGAAACAGCCGGAATACAGTATTAATTGTAGGATTTCAGGCAGAAGGTACTCGTGGAAGAGCATTGCTTAACGAATCTCATGAGTTGAAAATTCACGGAAAATACTATCCCGTAAAAGCAAATATTGTTGAATTGACGGGATTATCGGCGCATGCAGACCAATCTGAACTTATTGAATGGATCAAGAATTTTGAACAGCCGCTTCAACAAATAATGCTTGTTCACGGTGAACCCTCCGCGCAAGAAGCATTACGTGTGAAAATTCAAACGGAGCTGCAGATACCAGTAAAAATTCTAATAAAAGATAAGGAATTCGTTTTATGA